The following nucleotide sequence is from Methanothermobacter sp..
GTGAACTCCTCATCACCCACATAGAGGTCCTCAGTGTTCTCCCTCACTATGACAAAGTCAAGGTCAGGGTAAAGGCACGGAACACCCGGAAGGGACTTAACAGGCCTCAAATTCGCAAAAAGATCAAGCTCACGTCTCAATGTAATTATGGCACTCTTCTGACCGGGCACGGTTGTAACTGCACCAAAGAGTGTTGCATCAGACCTTCTGACGAGTTTCACTGTTTCCTCGGGTATGGTTTCACCGCACCTCATGAAGCACTCATTACCTGCCTCTGCATACACAAATTCCAGTTCAAGGTCCAGTCCCCCAAGAACGTGGATGGCGGCCTCCATAACCTCCTTGCCGATACCATCACCGGGTATAACTGTTATCCTGTACATCTGAACACCTTAAGTTTAATTCCATGAATGCAGATTCCATGTGAAATGGTATAATATTTAAGGATCCTATGATAAAAGTATATTTAATTGGGGGGAATTTTTGTGTTTTACCTTACCGTTCTCAGTATCTTTGATTCCCTGAGGGATGATAGAAGTGCACTCAGACACTACGAGAAGAAGCTTCACGAGTATCAGGAACATGAAGCAGAGGTTCTCA
It contains:
- a CDS encoding isocitrate/isopropylmalate family dehydrogenase, with protein sequence MYRITVIPGDGIGKEVMEAAIHVLGGLDLELEFVYAEAGNECFMRCGETIPEETVKLVRRSDATLFGAVTTVPGQKSAIITLRRELDLFANLRPVKSLPGVPCLYPDLDFVIVRENTEDLYVGDEEFT